The Lemur catta isolate mLemCat1 chromosome 8, mLemCat1.pri, whole genome shotgun sequence genome has a segment encoding these proteins:
- the GORASP2 gene encoding Golgi reassembly-stacking protein 2: MGSSQSVEIPGGGTEGYHVLRVQENSPGHRAGLEPFFDFIVSINGSRLNKDNDTLKDLLKANVEKPVKMLIYSSKTLELRETSVTPSNMWGGQGLLGVSIRFCSFDGANENVWHVLEVESNSPAALAGLRPHSDYIIGADTVMNESEDLFSLVETHEAKPLKLYVYNTDTDNCREVVITPNSAWGGEGSLGCGIGYGYLHRIPTRPFEEGKKISLPGQMTPITPLKDGFTEVQLSSVNPPSLSPPGTTGLEQSLSGLSISSTPPAVGNVLSTGVPTVPLLPPVNQSLTSVPPMNPATTLPGLMPLPAGLPNLPNLPNLNLNLNLPAPHIMPGVGLPELVNTGLPPLSSLPPRNLPGIAPLPMPSEFLPSFPLVPEGSSAASSAELLSSFPPTGSLPSDPVTTTAKADAASSLTVDVMPPSSKAPTTVEDRVSDSTPASEKPVSAAMDANASVSP, translated from the exons gTACAAGAAAATTCCCCAGGACATAGAGCCGGACTGGAacctttctttgattttattgtttctattaacGGTTCAAGATTA AATAAAGACAATGACACTCTTAAGGATCTACTGAAAGCAAATGTTGAAAAGCCTGTAAAAATGCTTATCTATAGCAGCAAAACACTGGAGCTGCGAGAGACCTCAGTCACACCAAGTAACATGTGGGGTGGCCAGGGCTTATTGGGCGTGAGCATTCGTTTCTGCAGCTTTGATGGGGCAAATGAAAACGTGTGGCATGTGTTG GAAGTGGAATCAAATTCTCCTGCAGCACTGGCAGGTCTTAGACCTCACAGTGATTATATCATTGGAGCAGATACGGTCATGAATGAG TCTGAAGATCTATTCAGCCTTGTTGAAACACATGAAGCAAAACCACTGAAACTTTATGTGTACAACACAGACACTGATAACTGTCGAGAAGTGGTTATTACACCAAATTCTGCATGGGGTGGAGAAGGCAG CCTAGGATGTGGCATTGGATATGGTTATTTGCATCGAATACCTACACGCCCatttgaagaaggaaagaaaatttctcttCCGGGACAAATGACACCTATTACTCCTCTTAAAGATGGGTTTACAGAG gTCCAGCTGTCCTCAGTTAATCCGCCGTCTTTGTCACCACCAGGAACTACAGGGCTTGAACAGAGTCTATCTGGACTTTCCATTAGCTCAACTCCACCAGCTGTTGGTAATGTTCTCAGTACAG gTGTACCAACAGTACCATTATTGCCACCAGTAAACCAATCCCTCACTTCTGTGCCACCAATGAACCCAGCCACTACATTACCAG GTCTGATGCCTTTACCAGCAGGGCTGCCTAACCTCCCCAACCTCCCCAACCTCAACCTCAACCTCAACCTCCCGGCACCACACATCATGCCAGGGGTTGGCTTACCAGAACTCGTGAACACGG GTTTGCCACCTCTTTCTTCCTTGCCTCCCCGAAACTTACCTGGCATTGCACCTCTCCCCATGCCATCTGAGTTCCTCCCGTCATTCCCTCTGGTTCCTGAGGGCTCTTCTGCAGCAAGCTCAGCAGAGCTGCTGTCTTCCTTCCCACCCACCGGCAGCCTACCCTCCGACCCGGTCACGACTACTGCAAAGGCAGACGCTGCCTCCTCACTCACTGTGGATGTGATGCCCCCCAGTTCCAAGGCCCCCACCACTGTTGAGGACAGAGTCAGCGACTCCACTCCAGCCAGCGAGAAGCCTGTTTCTGCAGCTATGGATGCAAATGCTTCTGTGTCACCTTAA